The region TCCGCCCGTGGGTCGCGCCGGCCTTCACGCCGGCACCGGCCAGCCAGGTGACGAAGCTCCCGCCGTTGTGGTCGCGCCCCTGGTTGTTCTGGGCGAACGGCGTGCGGCCGAACTCCGTCGTCCACACGACCAGCGTGTCGGCGAGGAGGCCGCGGGCGTGGAGGTCGTCGAGGAGCGCGGCGATCGGACCGTCGACGCTCGCGGCGATCGGTGGGAGCTCCTTGACGATGCTGCCGTGGTTGTCCCAGTTGTTCACCGCCCCCTGCGGCCCGCTCCACACCTGCACGAAGCGGGTGCCACGCTCGACGAGGCGCCGGGCGACGAGGCAGCGCGTGCCGAAGTCGGCCGTCTCGGGGCGGTCGAGGCCGTAGGCGCGGCGCGTGGTCGCCGTCTCGCCGTCGAGCGCGAACGTCGCCGGCGCGGAGAGCTGGAGCCGGGCCGCCAGCTCGCCGGCGGCGATCCGCGCCTCGAGGCGCGTGTCGTGCGGCCGGGCCGCGGCGTGACGGCGGTTGAGCCGCTGGATGAGCGCCAGCGTCTCGCGATCGGCGTCGCCGCGGGCGAAGGGATAGGCGCCGGCCGCGAACGCGTCGGGGATCGGCTCGGCACCGCCGGCGTCGACGACGGTGCCCTGGTGGCGGGCGGGGAGGAAGCCGGCGGAGAAGTTCCCCTTCTGGTTGTAGGGAAGGCCGCGCGGGTCGGGGAGGACGACGAACTCGGGGAGGTCGTCGACGATCCGCCCGAGGCCGTACGAGACCCACGCCCCCAGGCAGGGAAAACCCGGCAGCATGAACCCGGTGTTCATCATGTAGCTGGCCGGGCCGTGGACGTTGGTCGTCGTCTTCATCGCCATCAGGAACGCCAGCCGGTCGACCTGCCGGGCCTGGCAGGGAAAGACCTCGCTCACCCAGCGGCCCGTCTCGCCGTGGCGCGCGAATGCGAACGGGCTGTTCATCACCTTGCCGACCGGCGTGGTGAACCCCTCGGGCTTCTCCTTGGGGCCGAGTGCCTCGCCGTCGTGCTTGGCCAGCAGCGGCTTGTGGTCGAACGTGTCCATCGGGCTCGTGCCGCCGTTCATGAACAGCTGGATCACGCGCCGCGCCCGGGCCGGATGGTGGAGGCCGCCGAGCGGCCAGGAGGGATCACCGGCGGGAGCGTCGGCGAGGCCGTCGCGGACGAAGAGCCCGGCCAGCGCCACGGCGCCGAAGCCACCGCCGGCGGTGGCGAGCAGATCGCGGCGCGGGATCGGGATCACCATGGCGGGCTCAGTCGCTGAACAGGAACTCGTCGGCATTGAACAATGCCCGGGCGACCGCGGGGAGGCCGTGGCGGTCGGCCAGCGCGTCCAACTCCCCTTCCTCCTCCGCGGTCGGATCGCGGAGCCAGGCGCGGCGCACCATCCAGCGCACCTGGCCGGTCCGGTCGGCGGCGTGGGCCGCGGCGGCGCGCGCCAGCACCGCGGCGTGGTGGAGGACGAAGCGGTTGTTGGCCAGGACGAGCGCCTGGAGCGCCGAGGCGGAGAAGCCGCGCGCCGGGGCGAGGAGGCCGAGATCGGGGAAGTCGAGGGCGTCGAACAGCGGATCGGGGATCCCGCGCCACACCACGCGGTAGATCGCCCGGCGGTTGGCGCCGGGGGCGTCGAGGTCGAAGGCGTCGTAGTCGAGGATCGGCGTGAGCTGGGCGCCGGGCTTCTGCGTGAACCGGGCGATCCCGGGGCCGCCGCGCGTCTCGTCGAGGGTCGTGGCGACCCGCAGCACGCCGTCGAAGAATCCCTCGGCGTCGAG is a window of Planctomycetota bacterium DNA encoding:
- a CDS encoding DUF1501 domain-containing protein; the protein is MVIPIPRRDLLATAGGGFGAVALAGLFVRDGLADAPAGDPSWPLGGLHHPARARRVIQLFMNGGTSPMDTFDHKPLLAKHDGEALGPKEKPEGFTTPVGKVMNSPFAFARHGETGRWVSEVFPCQARQVDRLAFLMAMKTTTNVHGPASYMMNTGFMLPGFPCLGAWVSYGLGRIVDDLPEFVVLPDPRGLPYNQKGNFSAGFLPARHQGTVVDAGGAEPIPDAFAAGAYPFARGDADRETLALIQRLNRRHAAARPHDTRLEARIAAGELAARLQLSAPATFALDGETATTRRAYGLDRPETADFGTRCLVARRLVERGTRFVQVWSGPQGAVNNWDNHGSIVKELPPIAASVDGPIAALLDDLHARGLLADTLVVWTTEFGRTPFAQNNQGRDHNGGSFVTWLAGAGVKAGATHGRSDDLGYQGIDGITTVHDLQATILHLLGIDHTRLTFRTAGVDRRLTDVHGHVIRSVLA